From one Pieris brassicae chromosome 5, ilPieBrab1.1, whole genome shotgun sequence genomic stretch:
- the LOC123709424 gene encoding adenylate cyclase type 10-like isoform X1, whose protein sequence is MNFRRPRTRSRRNSLNFIINSEKWRNRGKRISRKDDDFLEEDSEDDIAQAGELKDWVEEFYVRKSVCVDKSDQDVEVKLNKKQTLILSTLVPDEILLIDKFSSEDSTRFVGVLLMADVSGYTALSEKYNTYGKGGTYRLTVTLNTYLGSLIEIIYSHGGDVIKFAGDAFLALWKTDKRTFINHTIHTAIACALIIQHSFGSYETDVKVNLKVKLAISAGNLIFSPIGTGIDMNYVIFGLPVLEAKAAESACASGEVKLTPSAWGHCYSRNYDHVVDANGYVTIKAILYDPHEKDVTKPFLGFGPLIRQIKKPFISIESLPELLYMSPNELSAADTSKRNEILSLRKAILQAEEKDIGSEIRKFMIRPILTQIDAHQPLEYLTEMRQVSILFITLKPRECPFSQLITIINNSYQITCEIVYKSMGCVNKIILFDKDVMILVIFGLRGFKHESEAQAALKCAYSIKKSVSALDGVLEVSIGVTTGQVYCGVVGHPLRREFTVIGAVVNKAARFMCGFRNKITCDEATYVKSKMSSNGFTLQPSIELKGINTPGKIYEYTEEIRVKELFEIPIIAPLLNRVDEMEYFQNWIKDYHLPFRDFDALLLIGEPRIGKTRLLEWMARYAKSKQFKSCYLTLTSVHSATQYLAVSQIIDLLLDIKHPVKGFEKEERIVKLLKYYTDDFCYLNNILKLRFAYHEGVSLQNDEIQNEKAKEIFKKLLFSIAEPCVIFIDDLQNLDTLSWEFLSIFFSCMKIFVVFTVTRGKFSSIHSWLYSVFISTNIRKIVLGPLNSTWIAPLACQILDVDAVPNDLCNALRIKCNGMPGLIESFIIHLFSSGSLEIKSIKDVDEWKEEDLQFPETTVLHPIAFNDTDQSVLDQLIQDNTTGDIKICVVSKKEELKTDVNVQNMDVLIMIQIDSLTPYQQLLLKIASVIGNVISRDLLENIMYENDPITTAKAVKRLFAMRIFTCGNAKYKYNRKTTSTLTIASDISLRGDLTCECYFEFDSENIDKLPKYAFCKVMKFRNKKSRKTCYELLPLNQKKEFHSRVVNYLESHKQKCSGCGGTIIIVQSITNLYNDRNYDDYHNIRENEIQNESITDEENDESGSITKNTSKHSASLSIVPELPQNSSYNDEPKGTTSEMLSKRESIHSQTQHTNSAQFTSILKTTRSVDIKRKSIKRVTMSNLVFRDISIDTIKSYAVFDMFRAVMEANKISDWKDLGIIDEEDNDKNNDKKSYKLNIERGVSKTDFNKCTCSDLNIIIYEQLIHHATEAGLKCKILEFLIRYSELSILANNFENAIPKLETAEKILLSDKSIDNVSKFDRKKFMGKIYALQAASYLMSNKLMASKIHIEKAAKIYNINLKKLSDLTDFRYVYNYIKSKRPKYRLQDSCLKSDSIFCLNVATMLFSTLEDLKTARVAALRALFLVQIVDCNNIDLCDAFTNAIQIELDNGKPDFTENIEGIAITTLKNRSRPIQADELFALGKMFMATFRARTARGKLAAGIRSGFRALVISRFLHADKISLDIIPDLFYILLCRSRIEEAVDVMKLLLELSQTHNSLECETWYYALAIDMILDCGFQIESPQEISRFAEYAISDGKAAGISRRRLVVGIWTYWLRVDVERKAKRFENEALNWCGNENDDGSLKTLLSALRLAEGMLESLAKKVDDLKKVVDLMELRSLADKELMRLEQDTKVLKAIGPRWLLLKANSLHLSARCNAAKATFTQALEEARKINNRLEESMILAALANSQLWIQSGKAGTFLDWMSGAVNARSSWQQIMYKINNTTRQ, encoded by the exons ATTCAGTTCCGAGGATTCTACTCGATTTGTAGGAGTTCTCTTAATGGCTGACGTATCCGGGTACACCGCTTTATCTGAGAAATACAATACCTACGGCAAAGGCGGTACATACAGACTTACAGTCACTCTAAATACTTACCTTGGGTCCCTCATAGAAATTATCTACAGTCATGGTGgcgatgttattaaatttgcaGGCGATGCATTTCTGGCACTCTGGAAGACAGATAAGAGAACATTCATTAATCATACAATACATACTGCCATTGCTTGCGCTCTAATAATACAGCACTCCTTTGGTTCCTACGAAACTGATGTTAAAGTGAATCTCAAAGTAAAACTGGCTATATCAGCTGGCAACCTAATTTTTTCTCCCATAGGAACGGGTATAGATatgaattatgttatatttggaTTGCCGGTACTAGAAGCAAAAGCTGCTGAGAGCGCATGCGCCTCCGGTGAAGTAAAACTAACACCGTCGGCATGGGGACATTGTTATTCTCGAAATTATGATCATGTTGTTGATGCTAATGGTTACGTAACTATAAAAGCTATATTATATGACCCTCATGAAAAAGATGTCACGAAACCCTTCCTAGGATTTGGTCCTTTAAtacgacaaataaaaaaaccatttatttctattgaaaGCCTTCCAGAATTACTTTACATGTCACCCAATGAATTAAGTGCGGCTGATACATCAAAGCGCAATGAAATACTTAGTCTACGCAAAGCAATCTTGCAAGCGGAAGAAAAAGATATTGGTTCAGAGATCAGAAAGTTTATGATTAGACCTATACTTACGCAAATTGACGCACATCAGCCCTTAGAATATTTAACAGAAATGAGACAAGTTTCAATTCTTTTTATAACCTTAAAGCCCAGAGAGTGTCCCTTTTCACaacttataacaataataaataattcttatcaAATTACGTGTGAAATAGTGTATAAATCAATGggatgtgtaaataaaatcattttatttgataaggATGTAATGATCTTAGTGATATTTGGACTAAGAGGCTTTAAACATGAATCAGAAGCACAGGCAGCATTGAAATGTGCTTACAGCATAAAGAAATCTGTATCAGCATTAGACGGTGTCTTAGAAGTGTCTATAGGCGTAACAACAGGTCAAGTGTATTGCGGAGTAGTTGGACACCCACTGCGTAGAGAATTTACAGTAATTGGAGCTGTAGTTAATAAAGCTGCGAGATTCATGTGTGGATTTCGGAATAAGATAACATGTGATGAAGCCACTTATGTAAAGAGTAAAATGTCGAGTAATGGATTCACTTTGCAGCCTTCAATAGAACTAAAAGGAATAAATACTCCTGGTAAAATATATGAGTACACAGAAGAAATAAGAGTTAAAGAATTATTTGAAATCCCAATAATTGCGCCTTTATTAAATCGCGTTGATGAAATGGAATACTTTCAAAATTGGATTAAAGATTATCACCTACCGTTTCGGGATTTTGATGCATTATTACTTATAGGTGAACCTCGTATAGGAAAGACAAGATTGTTAGAATGGATGGCTCGTTATGCAAAAAGTAAACAGTTTAAGTCTTGCTATTTAACTTTGACCTCAGTACATTCCGCAACACAATATTTAGCAGTAAGTCAAATTATAGATCTATTGTTAGACATAAAACATCCAGTCAAAGGTTTTGAGAAGGAGGAAAGAATTGTCAAACTGTTAAAGTATTATACAGACGACTtttgttacttaaataatatcctTAAATTGCGTTTCGCCTACCACGAAGGCGTAAGTTTACAGAATGATGAAATACAGAACGAAAAAGCCAaagagatatttaaaaaattacttttttctaTCGCCGAACCATGTGTGATATTTATAGATGATCTTCAAAATCTAGATACACTATCTTGGGAGTTTTTATCGATTTTCTTCAgctgtatgaaaatatttgtagtttttacTGTAACACGTGGTAAATTTAGTAGTATTCATAGCTGGCTCTATAGTGTTTTTATTAGCACCAACATAAGGAAAATAGTTTTAGGCCCATTAAATTCGACCTGGATAGCACCTCTGGCTTGTCAAATATTAGATGTCGATGCTGTGCCAAATGATCTTTGCAATGCATTGCGTATCAAATGTAATGGAATGCCTGGTttaattgaaagttttataattcatttattttctagCGGTTCGTtagaaattaaaagtattaaagatGTAGATGAATGGAAAGAAGAAGACCTACAGTTTCCAGAAACAACTGTATTACATCCAATAGCTTTTAATGATACTGACCAGTCAGTATTAGACCAGTTAATACAAGATAATACCACAGGAGATATAAAGATATGTGTCGTATCAAAAAAAGAAGAATTAAAAACTGACGTCAATGTTCAAAACATGgatgttttaataatgatacaaATAGACTCACTAACACCATATCagcaattacttttaaaaatagcatCGGTTATAGGAAATGTAATTTCAAGggatttattagaaaatattatgtatgaaaaCGACCCAATAACAACAGCAAAAGCTGTAAAACGACTTTTTGCAATGCGAATTTTTACGTGTGGAAAcgcaaaatacaaatataatcgAAAAACTACTTCAACTTTAACTATAGCATCAGATATTTCTTTAAGAGGCGACTTAACGTGCGAgtgttattttgaatttgattcagaaaatatagataaactTCCGAAATACGCATTTTGTAAAGTAATGAaattcagaaataaaaaatcccGAAAAACATGTTATGAACTATTACCATTAAATCAGAAAAAGGAATTTCACTCCCGTGtagtaaattatttggaatcCCATAAACAAAAATGCTCCGGTTGTGGaggtacaattattattgttcagTCTATTACAAACTTGTATAATGATCGAAATTACGACGATTATCATAATATCAGAGAAAACGAAATCCAAAATGAAAGTATAACTGATGAAGAAAATGATGAAAGTGGgagtattacaaaaaatacaagtaaGCATTCTGCTTCCCTTTCAATCGTACCAGAATTGCCTCAAAATTCAAGCTATAATGATGAACCCAAAGGAACAACTAGTGAAATGTTATCTAAACGAGAATCTATTCATAGTCAAACCCAACATACAAATAGTGCGCAATTTACgtctatattaaaaactactagAAGTGTTGATATAAAACGAAAGTCAATAAAACGTGTTACGATGTCTAATCTCGTTTTCAGAGATATAAGTATAGACACCATAAAGAGCTACGCTGTATTCGATATGTTTCGAGCTGTTATGGAAGCCAATAAAATTAGCGATTGGAAAGATCTAGGAATCATTGACGAAGAAGATAATGACAAAAACAACGACAAGAAATCGTATAAGTTAAATATAGAGAGAGGTGTATCAAAAACCGATTTTAACAAATGCACTTGTTCAGACTTGAACATCATTATTTATGAGCAACTAATACATCACGCTACTGAAGCCGGACtaaaatgcaaaatattaGAATTTCTGATTAGATATAGTGAGTTGAGTATTCTAGCAAATAATTTCGAAAATGCCATCCCCAAACTCGAAACAGctgaaaaaatactattatctGACAAGTCTATTGATAATGTAAGCAAGTTTGACAGAAAAAAGTTTATGGGTAAAATTTATGCTTTACAGGCAGCGTCTTACTTGATGAGCAATAAATTGATGGCTTCGAAAATCCACATAGAAAAAGCtgcaaaaatttataatattaacttaaaaaaattatctgaCTTGACAGATTTTCGTtacgtttataattatatcaagTCAAAACGACCCAAATATCGGTTACAAGATTCTTGTTTGAAGTCAGactcaatattttgtttaaacgtGGCAACCATGCTTTTTTCTACATTAGAAGATTTAAAAACTGCTAGAGTCGCAGCTCTACGagctttatttttagtacaaATAGTTGACTGCAATAACATTGATTTATGTGATGCATTTACCAATGCTATTCAAATTGAACTCGACAATGGTAAACCGGATTTTACAGAAAACATCGAAGGTATAGCTATTACGACTTTAAAGAATCGATCCAGGCCTATTCAAGCCGATGAGTTATTTGCTTTAGGCAAAATGTTTATGGCTACGTTTCGCGCAAGAACAGCACGAGGTAAACTTGCAGCCGGTATACGTTCTGGATTTCGTGCTTTAGTCATCAGCCGATTCCTACACGCTGATAAGATATCTTTAGATATAATACCggacttattttatattcttcttTGTCGTAGTCGAATAGAAGAGGCTGTTGATGTTATGAAACTTTTACTGGAATTAAGTCAAACTCATAATTCATTAGAATGCGAGACGTGGTACTACGCCCTTGCTATTGATATGATTTTGGATTGTGGCTTCCAGATAGAGTCCCCTCAAGAAATTAGTCGTTTTGCTGAATATGCAATAAGCGATGGAAAAGCAGCTGGTATTAGTAGAAGACGACTCGTAGTTGGAATATGGACGTACTGGCTCCGCGTGGATGTTGAACGTAAAGCAAAACGTTTTGAAAACGAAGCATTGAATTGGTGTGGAAATGAAAATGATGATGGctcattaaaaactttattaagtgCCTTACGTTTAGCCGAGGGCATGTTGGAAAGCTTGGCAAAAAAAGTTGATGACTTAAAAAAG GTTGTTGATTTGATGGAACTGCGATCATTAGCTGACAAAGAATTGATGCGGTTGGAACAAGACACGAAAGTTTTAAAAGCCATAGGACCCAGATGGCTTTTACTAAAAGCAAATTCATTACATTTATCTGCACGCTGCAATGCTGCCAAGGCAACTTTTACACAG GCATTAGAAGAAGCtcgtaaaataaacaatcgCTTGGAAGAATCCATGATTCTAGCTGCTCTTGCGAATTCTCAACTTTGGATACAAAGTGGCAAAGCGGGAACATTCCTAGACTGGATGAGCGGCGCCGTAAACGCACGGTCTTCTTGGCAGCAGATTAtgtataagataaataataccACTCGACAATAA
- the LOC123709424 gene encoding adenylate cyclase type 10-like isoform X2 — protein MNFRRPRTRSRRNSLNFIINSEKWRNRGKRISRKDDDFLEEDSEDDIAQAGELKDWVEEFYVRKSVCVDKSDQDVEVKLNKKQTLILSTLVPDEILLIDKFSSEDSTRFVGVLLMADVSGYTALSEKYNTYGKGGTYRLTVTLNTYLGSLIEIIYSHGGDVIKFAGDAFLALWKTDKRTFINHTIHTAIACALIIQHSFGSYETDVKVNLKVKLAISAGNLIFSPIGTGIDMNYVIFGLPVLEAKAAESACASGEVKLTPSAWGHCYSRNYDHVVDANGYVTIKAILYDPHEKDVTKPFLGFGPLIRQIKKPFISIESLPELLYMSPNELSAADTSKRNEILSLRKAILQAEEKDIGSEIRKFMIRPILTQIDAHQPLEYLTEMRQVSILFITLKPRECPFSQLITIINNSYQITCEIVYKSMGCVNKIILFDKDVMILVIFGLRGFKHESEAQAALKCAYSIKKSVSALDGVLEVSIGVTTGQVYCGVVGHPLRREFTVIGAVVNKAARFMCGFRNKITCDEATYVKSKMSSNGFTLQPSIELKGINTPGEPRIGKTRLLEWMARYAKSKQFKSCYLTLTSVHSATQYLAVSQIIDLLLDIKHPVKGFEKEERIVKLLKYYTDDFCYLNNILKLRFAYHEGVSLQNDEIQNEKAKEIFKKLLFSIAEPCVIFIDDLQNLDTLSWEFLSIFFSCMKIFVVFTVTRGKFSSIHSWLYSVFISTNIRKIVLGPLNSTWIAPLACQILDVDAVPNDLCNALRIKCNGMPGLIESFIIHLFSSGSLEIKSIKDVDEWKEEDLQFPETTVLHPIAFNDTDQSVLDQLIQDNTTGDIKICVVSKKEELKTDVNVQNMDVLIMIQIDSLTPYQQLLLKIASVIGNVISRDLLENIMYENDPITTAKAVKRLFAMRIFTCGNAKYKYNRKTTSTLTIASDISLRGDLTCECYFEFDSENIDKLPKYAFCKVMKFRNKKSRKTCYELLPLNQKKEFHSRVVNYLESHKQKCSGCGGTIIIVQSITNLYNDRNYDDYHNIRENEIQNESITDEENDESGSITKNTSKHSASLSIVPELPQNSSYNDEPKGTTSEMLSKRESIHSQTQHTNSAQFTSILKTTRSVDIKRKSIKRVTMSNLVFRDISIDTIKSYAVFDMFRAVMEANKISDWKDLGIIDEEDNDKNNDKKSYKLNIERGVSKTDFNKCTCSDLNIIIYEQLIHHATEAGLKCKILEFLIRYSELSILANNFENAIPKLETAEKILLSDKSIDNVSKFDRKKFMGKIYALQAASYLMSNKLMASKIHIEKAAKIYNINLKKLSDLTDFRYVYNYIKSKRPKYRLQDSCLKSDSIFCLNVATMLFSTLEDLKTARVAALRALFLVQIVDCNNIDLCDAFTNAIQIELDNGKPDFTENIEGIAITTLKNRSRPIQADELFALGKMFMATFRARTARGKLAAGIRSGFRALVISRFLHADKISLDIIPDLFYILLCRSRIEEAVDVMKLLLELSQTHNSLECETWYYALAIDMILDCGFQIESPQEISRFAEYAISDGKAAGISRRRLVVGIWTYWLRVDVERKAKRFENEALNWCGNENDDGSLKTLLSALRLAEGMLESLAKKVDDLKKVVDLMELRSLADKELMRLEQDTKVLKAIGPRWLLLKANSLHLSARCNAAKATFTQALEEARKINNRLEESMILAALANSQLWIQSGKAGTFLDWMSGAVNARSSWQQIMYKINNTTRQ, from the exons ATTCAGTTCCGAGGATTCTACTCGATTTGTAGGAGTTCTCTTAATGGCTGACGTATCCGGGTACACCGCTTTATCTGAGAAATACAATACCTACGGCAAAGGCGGTACATACAGACTTACAGTCACTCTAAATACTTACCTTGGGTCCCTCATAGAAATTATCTACAGTCATGGTGgcgatgttattaaatttgcaGGCGATGCATTTCTGGCACTCTGGAAGACAGATAAGAGAACATTCATTAATCATACAATACATACTGCCATTGCTTGCGCTCTAATAATACAGCACTCCTTTGGTTCCTACGAAACTGATGTTAAAGTGAATCTCAAAGTAAAACTGGCTATATCAGCTGGCAACCTAATTTTTTCTCCCATAGGAACGGGTATAGATatgaattatgttatatttggaTTGCCGGTACTAGAAGCAAAAGCTGCTGAGAGCGCATGCGCCTCCGGTGAAGTAAAACTAACACCGTCGGCATGGGGACATTGTTATTCTCGAAATTATGATCATGTTGTTGATGCTAATGGTTACGTAACTATAAAAGCTATATTATATGACCCTCATGAAAAAGATGTCACGAAACCCTTCCTAGGATTTGGTCCTTTAAtacgacaaataaaaaaaccatttatttctattgaaaGCCTTCCAGAATTACTTTACATGTCACCCAATGAATTAAGTGCGGCTGATACATCAAAGCGCAATGAAATACTTAGTCTACGCAAAGCAATCTTGCAAGCGGAAGAAAAAGATATTGGTTCAGAGATCAGAAAGTTTATGATTAGACCTATACTTACGCAAATTGACGCACATCAGCCCTTAGAATATTTAACAGAAATGAGACAAGTTTCAATTCTTTTTATAACCTTAAAGCCCAGAGAGTGTCCCTTTTCACaacttataacaataataaataattcttatcaAATTACGTGTGAAATAGTGTATAAATCAATGggatgtgtaaataaaatcattttatttgataaggATGTAATGATCTTAGTGATATTTGGACTAAGAGGCTTTAAACATGAATCAGAAGCACAGGCAGCATTGAAATGTGCTTACAGCATAAAGAAATCTGTATCAGCATTAGACGGTGTCTTAGAAGTGTCTATAGGCGTAACAACAGGTCAAGTGTATTGCGGAGTAGTTGGACACCCACTGCGTAGAGAATTTACAGTAATTGGAGCTGTAGTTAATAAAGCTGCGAGATTCATGTGTGGATTTCGGAATAAGATAACATGTGATGAAGCCACTTATGTAAAGAGTAAAATGTCGAGTAATGGATTCACTTTGCAGCCTTCAATAGAACTAAAAGGAATAAATACTCCTG GTGAACCTCGTATAGGAAAGACAAGATTGTTAGAATGGATGGCTCGTTATGCAAAAAGTAAACAGTTTAAGTCTTGCTATTTAACTTTGACCTCAGTACATTCCGCAACACAATATTTAGCAGTAAGTCAAATTATAGATCTATTGTTAGACATAAAACATCCAGTCAAAGGTTTTGAGAAGGAGGAAAGAATTGTCAAACTGTTAAAGTATTATACAGACGACTtttgttacttaaataatatcctTAAATTGCGTTTCGCCTACCACGAAGGCGTAAGTTTACAGAATGATGAAATACAGAACGAAAAAGCCAaagagatatttaaaaaattacttttttctaTCGCCGAACCATGTGTGATATTTATAGATGATCTTCAAAATCTAGATACACTATCTTGGGAGTTTTTATCGATTTTCTTCAgctgtatgaaaatatttgtagtttttacTGTAACACGTGGTAAATTTAGTAGTATTCATAGCTGGCTCTATAGTGTTTTTATTAGCACCAACATAAGGAAAATAGTTTTAGGCCCATTAAATTCGACCTGGATAGCACCTCTGGCTTGTCAAATATTAGATGTCGATGCTGTGCCAAATGATCTTTGCAATGCATTGCGTATCAAATGTAATGGAATGCCTGGTttaattgaaagttttataattcatttattttctagCGGTTCGTtagaaattaaaagtattaaagatGTAGATGAATGGAAAGAAGAAGACCTACAGTTTCCAGAAACAACTGTATTACATCCAATAGCTTTTAATGATACTGACCAGTCAGTATTAGACCAGTTAATACAAGATAATACCACAGGAGATATAAAGATATGTGTCGTATCAAAAAAAGAAGAATTAAAAACTGACGTCAATGTTCAAAACATGgatgttttaataatgatacaaATAGACTCACTAACACCATATCagcaattacttttaaaaatagcatCGGTTATAGGAAATGTAATTTCAAGggatttattagaaaatattatgtatgaaaaCGACCCAATAACAACAGCAAAAGCTGTAAAACGACTTTTTGCAATGCGAATTTTTACGTGTGGAAAcgcaaaatacaaatataatcgAAAAACTACTTCAACTTTAACTATAGCATCAGATATTTCTTTAAGAGGCGACTTAACGTGCGAgtgttattttgaatttgattcagaaaatatagataaactTCCGAAATACGCATTTTGTAAAGTAATGAaattcagaaataaaaaatcccGAAAAACATGTTATGAACTATTACCATTAAATCAGAAAAAGGAATTTCACTCCCGTGtagtaaattatttggaatcCCATAAACAAAAATGCTCCGGTTGTGGaggtacaattattattgttcagTCTATTACAAACTTGTATAATGATCGAAATTACGACGATTATCATAATATCAGAGAAAACGAAATCCAAAATGAAAGTATAACTGATGAAGAAAATGATGAAAGTGGgagtattacaaaaaatacaagtaaGCATTCTGCTTCCCTTTCAATCGTACCAGAATTGCCTCAAAATTCAAGCTATAATGATGAACCCAAAGGAACAACTAGTGAAATGTTATCTAAACGAGAATCTATTCATAGTCAAACCCAACATACAAATAGTGCGCAATTTACgtctatattaaaaactactagAAGTGTTGATATAAAACGAAAGTCAATAAAACGTGTTACGATGTCTAATCTCGTTTTCAGAGATATAAGTATAGACACCATAAAGAGCTACGCTGTATTCGATATGTTTCGAGCTGTTATGGAAGCCAATAAAATTAGCGATTGGAAAGATCTAGGAATCATTGACGAAGAAGATAATGACAAAAACAACGACAAGAAATCGTATAAGTTAAATATAGAGAGAGGTGTATCAAAAACCGATTTTAACAAATGCACTTGTTCAGACTTGAACATCATTATTTATGAGCAACTAATACATCACGCTACTGAAGCCGGACtaaaatgcaaaatattaGAATTTCTGATTAGATATAGTGAGTTGAGTATTCTAGCAAATAATTTCGAAAATGCCATCCCCAAACTCGAAACAGctgaaaaaatactattatctGACAAGTCTATTGATAATGTAAGCAAGTTTGACAGAAAAAAGTTTATGGGTAAAATTTATGCTTTACAGGCAGCGTCTTACTTGATGAGCAATAAATTGATGGCTTCGAAAATCCACATAGAAAAAGCtgcaaaaatttataatattaacttaaaaaaattatctgaCTTGACAGATTTTCGTtacgtttataattatatcaagTCAAAACGACCCAAATATCGGTTACAAGATTCTTGTTTGAAGTCAGactcaatattttgtttaaacgtGGCAACCATGCTTTTTTCTACATTAGAAGATTTAAAAACTGCTAGAGTCGCAGCTCTACGagctttatttttagtacaaATAGTTGACTGCAATAACATTGATTTATGTGATGCATTTACCAATGCTATTCAAATTGAACTCGACAATGGTAAACCGGATTTTACAGAAAACATCGAAGGTATAGCTATTACGACTTTAAAGAATCGATCCAGGCCTATTCAAGCCGATGAGTTATTTGCTTTAGGCAAAATGTTTATGGCTACGTTTCGCGCAAGAACAGCACGAGGTAAACTTGCAGCCGGTATACGTTCTGGATTTCGTGCTTTAGTCATCAGCCGATTCCTACACGCTGATAAGATATCTTTAGATATAATACCggacttattttatattcttcttTGTCGTAGTCGAATAGAAGAGGCTGTTGATGTTATGAAACTTTTACTGGAATTAAGTCAAACTCATAATTCATTAGAATGCGAGACGTGGTACTACGCCCTTGCTATTGATATGATTTTGGATTGTGGCTTCCAGATAGAGTCCCCTCAAGAAATTAGTCGTTTTGCTGAATATGCAATAAGCGATGGAAAAGCAGCTGGTATTAGTAGAAGACGACTCGTAGTTGGAATATGGACGTACTGGCTCCGCGTGGATGTTGAACGTAAAGCAAAACGTTTTGAAAACGAAGCATTGAATTGGTGTGGAAATGAAAATGATGATGGctcattaaaaactttattaagtgCCTTACGTTTAGCCGAGGGCATGTTGGAAAGCTTGGCAAAAAAAGTTGATGACTTAAAAAAG GTTGTTGATTTGATGGAACTGCGATCATTAGCTGACAAAGAATTGATGCGGTTGGAACAAGACACGAAAGTTTTAAAAGCCATAGGACCCAGATGGCTTTTACTAAAAGCAAATTCATTACATTTATCTGCACGCTGCAATGCTGCCAAGGCAACTTTTACACAG GCATTAGAAGAAGCtcgtaaaataaacaatcgCTTGGAAGAATCCATGATTCTAGCTGCTCTTGCGAATTCTCAACTTTGGATACAAAGTGGCAAAGCGGGAACATTCCTAGACTGGATGAGCGGCGCCGTAAACGCACGGTCTTCTTGGCAGCAGATTAtgtataagataaataataccACTCGACAATAA